The window ATCGTAAGAAGGATGCGCCTCGTCGAGCGCCGCGGCCTCCGGCTCCGCGATGGGGCTGGAGACCACGTACTTGCCGCTTGCCCATTTGCCCAGGTCGATCAAGCGACAGCGCTCACTGCAGAACGGGAACTCGGCCGCCGTGCGCAGAACAAGCGCCTTGCAGATCGGGCACCGCAGGCTGCGCAGGCGCTTGGACATGGCTCAAACCAGTTTGGCCACCAGGTCGTAGTCGTGGGCCTCGGTGATCTGGCAGCGGTGGAACTCGCCCTCGCGCA of the Terriglobales bacterium genome contains:
- the yacG gene encoding DNA gyrase inhibitor YacG, which gives rise to MSKRLRSLRCPICKALVLRTAAEFPFCSERCRLIDLGKWASGKYVVSSPIAEPEAAALDEAHPSYDDDTD